One Ahaetulla prasina isolate Xishuangbanna chromosome 1, ASM2864084v1, whole genome shotgun sequence DNA window includes the following coding sequences:
- the TBP gene encoding TATA-box-binding protein: MDQNNSLPPYAQGLASPQSAMTPGIPIFSPMMPYGTGLTPQPAQSTNSLSILEEQQRQQQQQQAAAQQSTSQPTQATSGQTPQLFHSQTLTTAPLPGTTPLYTSPMTPMTPITPATPASESSGIVPQLQNIVSTVNLGCKLDLKTIALRARNAEYNPKRFAAVIMRIREPRTTALIFSSGKMVCTGAKSEEQSRLAARKYARVVQKLGFPAKFLDFKIQNMVGSCDVKFPIRLEGLVLTHQQFSSYEPELFPGLIYRMIKPRIVLLIFVSGKVVLTGAKVRGEIYEAFENIYPILKGFRKTT; encoded by the exons AGTGCAATGACTCCAGGCATCCCTATTTTTAGTCCTATGATGCCCTATGGCACTGGGCTCACACCGCAACCTGCTCAGAGTACCAACAGTTTATCTATCCTGGAAGAACAAcagaggcagcagcagcagcaacaagcaGCAGCACAGCAGTCCACTTCACAACCAACACAAGCAACATCTGGTCAAACCCCACAGCTCTTCCATTCACAGACTCTTACAACTGCTCCTTTGCCAGGAACCACACCTCTCTACACCTCCCCCATGACTCCCATGACCCCCATAACGCCGGCCACCCCTGCTTCTGAAAGCTCTGGGATTGTACCGCAGCTGCA GAATATTGTGTCTACAGTAAATCTTGGTTGCAAACTTGACCTCAAAACCATTGCCCTTCGTGCTCGAAATGCTGAATACAATCCCAAG CGTTTTGCTGCTGTAATTATGAGAATTAGAGAACCACGTACTACAGCTCTCATATTCAGCTCTGGAAAAATGGTGTGCACAGGAGCTAAAAG TGAAGAGCAGTCCAGGCTGGCTGCGAGAAAGTATGCTAGAGTTGTACAGAAGTTGGGCTTTCCTGCAAAATTCTtggattttaaaattcaaaatatggTTGGCAGTTGTGATGTAAAATTCCCTATCAGACTTGAGGGATTGGTTCTTACGCATCAACAGTTTAGCAG TTACGAACCAGAATTGTTTCCTGGTTTAATCTACAGAATGATCAAACCAAGAATTGTACTGCTCATATTTGTTTCTGGAAAGGTAGTTTTAACAG GTGCAAAAGTCAGAGGTGAAATTTATGAagcatttgaaaatatttatccTATTTTAAAAGGATTCAGAAAAACAACGTAA